A region of Thermincola ferriacetica DNA encodes the following proteins:
- a CDS encoding L-lactate dehydrogenase, which translates to MLRSVKIVKKEGKELVKVTIVGTGFVGSTTAFALLIKGLASEIVLIDKDHRKAEGEAMDLRHGTSLAFPVNVYAGDYEQAAGSDIVIITAGVNQKPGETRIDLVNRNAEIFKKIIPKVAQYCAGAVLLVVANPVDILTYITVKLSGFPPSKVIGSGTLLDSSRFRQALSAHCGVDARNVHAYIIGEHGDTEVPLWSLTNIGGVSIEEFCLLSDKGCTRPEKKKIFDEVKNAGYDIISRKEATYYGIGLALTRIIEAVVRDENSILTVSSLLQGQYGVYDVCLSLPSVVNRNGISRVLELPLDIEERQAFRESAAAMKEVLAKVNLGEAVVSSYK; encoded by the coding sequence ATGTTGAGGAGTGTAAAGATCGTGAAAAAGGAAGGGAAAGAACTGGTAAAAGTGACGATAGTAGGCACGGGTTTTGTCGGTTCAACCACCGCCTTTGCTTTATTGATAAAGGGCTTAGCTTCGGAAATAGTTTTGATTGACAAGGACCATAGGAAGGCGGAAGGAGAGGCCATGGATCTGCGCCATGGCACTTCCCTGGCATTCCCGGTAAATGTTTATGCTGGCGACTATGAGCAGGCAGCGGGTTCTGATATAGTGATAATAACAGCAGGGGTAAACCAGAAACCGGGGGAGACAAGGATAGACCTGGTTAACAGGAATGCAGAAATCTTTAAAAAGATTATCCCCAAAGTCGCCCAATATTGTGCCGGGGCTGTATTATTGGTGGTTGCCAATCCGGTGGACATTCTTACTTATATTACAGTCAAGCTTTCGGGCTTCCCTCCGTCAAAGGTGATCGGTTCCGGAACATTACTGGACAGTTCCCGTTTCCGGCAGGCCCTGAGCGCCCACTGCGGCGTGGACGCCCGTAATGTACATGCCTACATTATAGGCGAACATGGGGATACGGAAGTGCCATTATGGAGCTTGACCAATATTGGCGGCGTTTCTATAGAAGAATTTTGCCTGTTGAGTGATAAAGGCTGCACCAGGCCTGAAAAAAAGAAGATTTTTGATGAGGTGAAAAACGCCGGTTATGACATAATCTCCAGGAAAGAAGCGACCTATTATGGCATTGGCCTGGCCCTGACCCGTATTATCGAGGCTGTAGTCAGAGATGAAAATTCAATCCTTACCGTATCCAGTTTACTGCAGGGCCAGTACGGTGTTTACGATGTATGTCTCAGCCTTCCTTCCGTGGTAAATAGAAACGGTATCAGCCGCGTGCTGGAACTGCCCCTTGACATTGAGGAGAGACAGGCTTTCAGGGAATCGGCTGCGGCCATGAAAGAGGTTTTGGCCAAGGTTAACCTTGGCGAAGCTGTAGTATCGAGCTATAAATAA